The following proteins are co-located in the Streptomyces sp. NBC_01198 genome:
- a CDS encoding fumarylacetoacetate hydrolase family protein has translation MRIARFSIDGNVAFGAVEGDPTGTSGPSGYDGLVLDIIKGVPFADFELSGTKVPLDKVRLLPPVLPNKVVAIGRNYAAHAAELGNEVPAAPWAFFKPSTSVIGPGDNIVYPTFSQEVHHEAELAVVISRLCREVPRERVKDVILGYTCANDVTARDTQRTEKQWARAKGFDSSCPLGPWIETGIDLAGAADLAITATVNGELRQAGRTGQMIHSIEDLIVNITEAMTLLPGDVILTGTPAGVGPLHPGDEVAVTIEGIGTLTNKVISRG, from the coding sequence ATGCGCATCGCCAGGTTCTCCATCGACGGGAATGTCGCCTTCGGCGCGGTCGAGGGCGACCCGACCGGCACCAGCGGCCCCAGCGGTTACGACGGGCTCGTCCTCGACATCATCAAGGGCGTCCCCTTCGCCGACTTCGAACTGTCCGGTACGAAGGTGCCGCTGGACAAGGTCCGCCTGCTGCCGCCGGTCCTGCCCAACAAGGTCGTCGCCATCGGCCGCAACTACGCCGCCCACGCGGCGGAACTGGGCAACGAGGTGCCGGCCGCGCCCTGGGCGTTCTTCAAGCCGTCCACCTCGGTGATCGGCCCCGGCGACAACATCGTCTACCCGACGTTCTCGCAGGAGGTCCACCACGAGGCGGAGCTGGCGGTCGTCATCAGCCGGCTGTGCCGGGAGGTGCCGCGCGAGCGGGTCAAGGACGTGATCCTCGGCTACACCTGCGCCAACGACGTCACCGCACGCGACACCCAGCGGACCGAGAAGCAGTGGGCCAGGGCCAAGGGCTTCGACTCCTCCTGCCCGCTCGGCCCCTGGATCGAGACCGGCATCGACCTGGCGGGCGCCGCCGACCTGGCGATCACCGCGACCGTCAACGGCGAACTGCGGCAGGCCGGCCGCACCGGACAGATGATCCACTCCATCGAGGACCTGATCGTCAACATCACCGAGGCGATGACCCTGCTGCCCGGCGACGTGATCCTCACCGGCACCCCGGCCGGGGTCGGCCCGCTGCACCCCGGCGACGAGGTCGCCGTCACCATCGAAGGCATCGGCACTCTCACCAACAAGGTGATCTCGCGTGGCTAG